In Halobacteriovorax marinus SJ, the following proteins share a genomic window:
- a CDS encoding TetR/AcrR family transcriptional regulator: MARASDFDRDEVILKAMEVFWEKGFHGTSMSDLMEATDLHKGSLYNAFESKENLFLLALEKYGDVSKSNFYKDECPMLYLKKFFQRLVKQGSTDKNYKGCLVMNTCLEFGQDKSKAQKLSKVLYERVGDNFLRTLTIAQEREKLEKKANLNDLRERLLVAAFSIREISKFQKDKVILKNIANNALEPLGIRV; encoded by the coding sequence ATGGCAAGAGCAAGTGATTTTGACAGAGATGAAGTAATTTTAAAGGCAATGGAAGTCTTTTGGGAAAAAGGTTTTCATGGGACAAGTATGTCCGACCTTATGGAGGCTACAGACCTACATAAAGGATCTCTTTATAATGCTTTTGAGTCAAAAGAAAACCTCTTCTTACTTGCTTTAGAGAAGTATGGTGATGTTTCTAAGAGTAACTTCTATAAAGATGAATGCCCTATGCTCTATCTTAAGAAGTTCTTCCAAAGACTGGTAAAGCAGGGAAGCACAGATAAGAATTACAAGGGATGTCTTGTGATGAATACTTGTTTAGAGTTTGGTCAAGATAAGTCAAAGGCACAAAAGCTCTCTAAAGTTCTCTATGAGAGAGTAGGAGATAACTTTCTCCGTACTTTAACTATAGCTCAAGAAAGAGAGAAGTTGGAAAAGAAGGCCAACTTAAATGATCTAAGAGAAAGACTCCTCGTAGCAGCTTTTTCAATTAGAGAAATTTCAAAGTTTCAAAAAGATAAAGTGATTTTAAAAAATATCGCAAATAATGCACTAGAGCCTCTGGGGATAAGAGTGTAG
- a CDS encoding cytochrome c biogenesis CcdA family protein, with translation MEISLYLSAFMAGAITLLSPCILPIIPFVASSSLKQSKFGPIFLGLGVVLSFSVTTFFLARSGQFIGLDPSQIKYFSGTLLFISSLLFIFPKLTDFISKSFAPVMNKFQNLSTRSNEKENGNAVWGEFVNGLMLGPIWTPCSGPTLAVIMGLLAAQEDSLKALSLLGFFAVGSLIPMIILSYGASKLVSKIKNFSLNHAKKIKLGSGILCLMMSIMLLTNYDKKVEAYLLSVLPESIINFTISI, from the coding sequence ATGGAAATTAGTTTATATTTAAGTGCATTCATGGCCGGAGCGATCACATTACTGTCTCCGTGCATACTGCCAATAATACCGTTTGTTGCCTCATCTTCTCTTAAGCAGAGTAAGTTTGGGCCAATCTTTCTTGGGTTAGGAGTAGTTCTTAGTTTTAGTGTAACGACTTTCTTTTTGGCGAGAAGTGGACAATTCATTGGTCTCGATCCTTCTCAGATAAAGTACTTCTCTGGAACTCTCTTATTTATATCTTCTTTGCTTTTTATTTTTCCAAAGCTTACAGATTTTATTTCAAAGAGCTTTGCTCCTGTGATGAATAAGTTTCAAAACCTTTCGACACGTTCAAATGAAAAAGAGAATGGAAATGCAGTATGGGGAGAATTTGTTAATGGTCTTATGCTCGGACCGATTTGGACTCCTTGTAGTGGGCCAACTCTCGCTGTAATTATGGGACTATTGGCAGCACAGGAGGACTCTCTAAAAGCTCTAAGTCTTCTTGGATTCTTTGCGGTAGGATCGCTTATTCCAATGATTATTCTTAGCTATGGTGCTTCAAAACTTGTTTCAAAGATTAAGAACTTTAGTTTAAATCACGCTAAGAAGATTAAACTAGGCTCTGGGATTCTATGTCTAATGATGTCGATTATGCTCTTAACTAATTATGACAAGAAAGTAGAAGCCTATCTCTTAAGTGTATTACCAGAATCAATTATCAACTTTACAATTTCAATATAG
- the speE gene encoding polyamine aminopropyltransferase, whose protein sequence is MNSSNKSQWLTEQSLENTVSQSFKVVETLYEGKSPYQDIKVVLTEPLGKVLLLDDMCMISDKDEFIYHEVMAHIPLLCQEQTKRVLVIGAGDGGVIRELVRYKCIEEITLVEIDEMVTTTSREFFPNVAKGLDDPRVKIIFEDALKFIDREVLIPNNKYDLIISDSTDPVGLAENLYKSDFYQKVNSLLTDEGIFMCQTESPFYDEYDIRSIYQNLESEFKIVQPICAPILIYPGVYWTFAYCSKKWLGTDMKENKVEDYKNFSEDLMWHNLNWHSSAFNLPNFVLKKLKGSF, encoded by the coding sequence ATGAATTCTTCCAATAAGTCCCAATGGTTAACTGAGCAGAGCTTAGAAAATACAGTATCTCAATCATTTAAGGTAGTTGAGACTCTCTATGAGGGAAAATCTCCCTATCAAGATATTAAGGTTGTTTTGACAGAGCCCCTAGGAAAAGTCCTGCTCTTGGATGATATGTGCATGATTAGTGATAAAGATGAGTTTATTTATCATGAAGTAATGGCGCATATTCCACTTCTATGTCAGGAGCAGACAAAGAGGGTTCTCGTTATTGGAGCTGGTGATGGAGGAGTGATTAGAGAGCTCGTTCGCTATAAGTGTATTGAAGAGATAACTTTAGTTGAGATTGATGAAATGGTAACTACGACTAGTAGGGAGTTCTTCCCGAATGTGGCCAAGGGGCTCGATGATCCGAGAGTAAAAATCATCTTTGAAGACGCACTAAAGTTTATCGATAGAGAAGTCTTAATTCCAAATAATAAATATGACCTTATCATTTCTGATTCTACTGATCCGGTAGGCTTAGCGGAAAACCTATACAAGAGCGACTTCTATCAAAAGGTTAATTCCCTTTTAACTGATGAGGGAATCTTTATGTGCCAAACCGAATCTCCATTCTATGATGAATACGATATTAGAAGTATCTATCAAAACTTAGAAAGTGAATTCAAAATTGTTCAGCCCATTTGCGCTCCTATTCTCATTTATCCTGGAGTTTATTGGACATTTGCATATTGCTCTAAGAAGTGGCTGGGAACAGATATGAAAGAGAACAAAGTTGAGGACTATAAAAACTTTTCAGAGGATTTAATGTGGCACAACCTCAATTGGCATAGTAGCGCTTTTAATCTTCCTAACTTTGTTCTAAAAAAGCTTAAAGGTTCTTTTTAA
- the rlmN gene encoding 23S rRNA (adenine(2503)-C(2))-methyltransferase RlmN, producing MKRSFYNLNYDELVTSLQEEGLGTSAASLLYNWHYKKKQSSPCTHNISKATQKFLSDNFDFSLPEIDEVHISDDRTVKFLFKLHDSSKVESVLIPFHNKYSICLSSQVGCAMKCSFCFTGTQGLKRNLETSEILGQFLAAWRWLAENRPGEERILNIVFMGQGEPLHNFDAVKRACEIFLSKNGASIGTQKITISTSGYLPGLKRWEEEIPGVNLALSLHSPFEEKRNELIPVNKKYSLPEVLKHIDSITLQKKQFITYEYLLIKDFNDSVEDARAVGELLKGKEAYINIIPFNPFPGSKYKRPSDNEVLSFKSIIDEYKIPTLVRITKGDDVLAACGQLNTKS from the coding sequence ATGAAGAGATCATTCTATAATTTAAATTATGACGAGCTAGTGACTTCACTCCAAGAGGAGGGACTGGGGACTAGTGCGGCATCTTTACTTTATAATTGGCACTATAAGAAAAAGCAGAGTTCTCCCTGCACTCATAATATTTCCAAGGCGACTCAAAAATTCTTAAGTGACAATTTTGACTTCTCTCTTCCAGAGATTGATGAAGTCCATATCTCTGATGATAGAACTGTTAAATTTCTCTTCAAATTACATGACTCTTCAAAAGTAGAATCTGTTTTGATTCCTTTTCACAATAAGTACTCTATTTGTCTTTCTTCACAAGTTGGATGTGCAATGAAGTGCTCATTCTGTTTTACCGGTACGCAAGGACTTAAAAGAAATCTCGAAACGAGTGAGATTCTAGGACAATTTCTTGCTGCGTGGAGATGGTTGGCCGAAAATAGACCAGGTGAGGAGAGAATTTTAAATATTGTTTTTATGGGACAAGGTGAACCTCTTCACAATTTTGATGCTGTTAAAAGGGCCTGCGAGATTTTCTTATCAAAGAATGGAGCATCTATTGGAACTCAAAAAATTACAATCTCTACTTCGGGGTACTTACCTGGCCTAAAGAGATGGGAAGAAGAGATTCCAGGAGTTAATCTGGCCCTTTCTCTACATTCTCCCTTTGAAGAAAAGAGAAATGAGCTTATTCCTGTAAATAAAAAGTATTCCCTCCCAGAAGTTCTGAAACATATAGACTCTATTACTCTTCAAAAGAAGCAGTTTATTACCTATGAATATCTATTGATTAAAGATTTCAATGATTCAGTAGAAGATGCAAGGGCCGTAGGGGAGTTACTTAAGGGAAAAGAAGCCTATATCAATATAATTCCTTTTAATCCCTTCCCTGGTTCTAAGTACAAGAGACCTTCTGATAATGAAGTCTTAAGTTTCAAGTCTATTATTGATGAATACAAAATCCCTACATTAGTTCGCATAACTAAAGGTGATGATGTCTTGGCCGCTTGTGGGCAGCTCAATACCAAGAGTTAG
- a CDS encoding DUF1232 domain-containing protein gives MEEEKKPFFKKVIALIGVVFGFIYLLNPTMGLFELLPDTLPIIGNLDEGAAVYLIFAGLRYLGIDILKYFDRIRK, from the coding sequence ATGGAAGAAGAAAAGAAGCCATTTTTTAAGAAAGTCATAGCTCTTATTGGAGTCGTGTTTGGATTCATATACCTTTTAAATCCTACCATGGGACTCTTCGAACTACTCCCAGACACTCTTCCTATCATTGGTAATTTAGATGAAGGAGCAGCAGTCTACTTAATTTTTGCAGGACTTAGGTACCTAGGTATCGATATTCTTAAATACTTCGATCGCATTAGAAAGTAA
- a CDS encoding YjjG family noncanonical pyrimidine nucleotidase translates to MENTTKQYKTFLFDLDDTLLNFRESERLAFKDVIQRLDVKTPLDELFSYYQKVNEGLWRELEYGKVTKDFLKVERFKLLFENFSLKLDPQTASDYYLDALPKNVELMDGAIDLCEWLKSKGRLGLITNGIGIIQRKRLEVSNLLPYFDFIAISDDCGFSKPDIRFFEYSEKLAKGIIKEETLIIGDRYDADIVGAHNYGVDSCWINLKGETKSDSVQTYEIRKLTELKPLLEKLI, encoded by the coding sequence ATGGAAAATACAACGAAACAATATAAGACATTTCTCTTTGATCTAGACGATACCTTATTAAATTTTAGAGAGTCCGAAAGATTGGCCTTTAAAGATGTCATTCAAAGACTAGATGTGAAGACACCACTTGATGAACTCTTTAGCTACTATCAGAAAGTAAATGAAGGACTGTGGAGAGAATTAGAGTACGGAAAAGTTACAAAAGATTTTTTGAAAGTTGAGAGGTTTAAGCTCCTCTTCGAAAATTTTAGTCTGAAGCTAGACCCACAAACTGCTAGCGACTACTACCTAGACGCTCTTCCTAAGAATGTAGAGCTAATGGATGGAGCAATTGATCTCTGTGAGTGGTTAAAGTCAAAAGGGCGCCTTGGACTTATTACTAATGGTATTGGAATTATTCAAAGAAAGAGATTAGAAGTTTCAAATCTTCTTCCCTATTTTGATTTCATCGCAATATCTGATGACTGTGGATTTTCAAAACCAGATATTCGTTTCTTTGAGTACAGTGAGAAGTTAGCAAAAGGAATTATCAAAGAAGAGACTCTTATTATTGGAGATCGCTACGATGCAGATATCGTAGGGGCCCATAACTATGGAGTCGACTCTTGTTGGATAAATTTAAAAGGTGAAACAAAGTCAGACTCAGTACAAACTTATGAGATAAGAAAACTGACAGAATTGAAACCCCTGCTTGAGAAGCTTATTTAA
- a CDS encoding D-alanyl-D-alanine carboxypeptidase family protein produces MISLKRRDFLKYSALLAASGSLGGCAFIEKHLHRNSHGEKCGSCVDPFAAPAPKAPAAPIVKNDEEIVKELMRDERVKSKYFSQNFPDDIYLSAENHLLVQGLVKKFRAVQRYVGHGNFNLLSVDNFYLFASSAPNCEAVTMKEKLFMEELFYFDAHKYGFRGEKTAPALTDSIAKREVEKVPYSGHFLKREQSLELFKKVQRDVGESLILTSGIRGVAKQFHLFLEKALETKGNLSKASRSLAPPGYSFHYLGDFDVGKKNMGLRNFDQDFAQTDEFKRLVDLGYINIRYTQSNTLGVRFEPWHLKV; encoded by the coding sequence ATGATTTCTTTGAAAAGAAGAGACTTTTTAAAATATAGTGCACTACTAGCAGCCTCTGGCAGTCTTGGCGGATGCGCGTTTATTGAAAAGCACCTTCACAGGAACTCTCACGGTGAAAAGTGCGGCTCTTGTGTTGATCCTTTTGCTGCACCCGCTCCCAAAGCTCCGGCAGCTCCTATTGTAAAAAATGATGAAGAAATAGTTAAAGAACTCATGAGAGATGAGAGAGTTAAGAGTAAATACTTTTCTCAAAACTTCCCTGACGATATTTACCTATCGGCAGAGAATCATCTACTAGTTCAAGGATTAGTTAAGAAGTTTAGAGCAGTACAGCGCTATGTTGGACATGGAAATTTTAACCTTCTTAGCGTTGATAACTTTTATCTCTTTGCCAGTAGTGCTCCCAATTGTGAAGCAGTCACGATGAAAGAGAAGCTCTTTATGGAAGAGTTATTCTACTTCGATGCTCACAAATATGGATTTAGAGGAGAGAAAACTGCTCCAGCCCTTACGGATTCAATTGCAAAGAGAGAAGTTGAAAAAGTTCCCTACTCTGGGCATTTCCTAAAGAGAGAACAATCTCTAGAATTATTTAAGAAAGTTCAACGTGATGTTGGAGAGAGTCTTATTCTCACTTCGGGAATTAGAGGTGTTGCTAAGCAATTTCACCTCTTCCTAGAAAAAGCTCTTGAGACAAAGGGAAATCTTTCTAAAGCATCAAGGTCACTGGCCCCTCCTGGTTATTCTTTCCACTATCTTGGAGATTTTGACGTAGGTAAGAAAAATATGGGTCTTAGAAATTTTGATCAAGACTTTGCCCAAACTGATGAGTTTAAAAGACTTGTAGACCTTGGCTATATCAATATTCGCTACACTCAAAGCAATACTCTTGGAGTCCGCTTTGAACCTTGGCACCTCAAAGTCTAA
- a CDS encoding FAD-dependent oxidoreductase, protein MNSRRDFLIKSALLSSSGIFSNLSFGVDALSGASKILKNKSISSSYSPLIELSAFKGTSEISGDTPDEAHEVFWNKPGFIKKKGGLPKATETYDVVIVGGGLSGLASAYHLQDKKVLMLEGNPRLGGNARVEKYRDTYMSLGSAYVTVPEEGGLIESYFKDIGVHQKFKKVPQGKHPILYKGEFVDSFWMGATDKKNADEFARVYKRLKEIYQHSYPELPLIPGMDIDRKALDKLDNLRLSEWVRAEFGTIHPHIEEYFHQYCWSSFSTGYDEISAAQFLNFFTADLAGIQALPGGNGMIAVKTLEKMKNSNFTVSSNSFVADIREDKNGVYICYHDQNQKLKAVHAKKCIVTAPKLVAKHIIEGLDKKQHSAMDDMVYHAYLVANVLFKNKLEAKHYDIYSLIGDVPKSEYEDSKKRVFSDITYAHWANKEQAQRSAVTLYLPLPYAMAQQFLFSPILLEKYTKRIQKALDPFLKKSNKSWNDVEGIRLTRYGHAVAVAGHGDIASGLLERAHQPINNKIFFANQDNWANPCFETSYAVGTLAAFQATNRSIPLG, encoded by the coding sequence ATGAACTCCAGACGGGACTTTCTAATTAAATCTGCACTCTTATCTAGCTCTGGGATTTTTTCTAATCTGAGTTTTGGTGTGGACGCACTCTCTGGCGCTTCAAAGATTCTTAAAAATAAAAGTATTTCTTCTTCATACTCTCCGCTAATTGAACTAAGTGCCTTCAAGGGAACTAGCGAAATTAGTGGCGATACTCCCGACGAGGCCCACGAAGTTTTTTGGAATAAACCGGGCTTTATAAAGAAGAAAGGTGGTTTACCAAAGGCCACTGAAACTTACGATGTTGTTATAGTTGGTGGAGGACTTTCAGGATTAGCTAGTGCCTACCACCTTCAAGATAAGAAAGTTCTTATGCTCGAAGGAAATCCTCGTCTAGGTGGAAACGCTAGAGTTGAAAAGTATAGAGACACCTATATGTCTCTAGGTTCTGCTTATGTCACAGTTCCCGAAGAAGGTGGACTCATTGAGAGCTACTTTAAAGATATTGGAGTTCATCAAAAGTTTAAAAAAGTTCCTCAAGGAAAGCACCCTATTCTTTATAAAGGTGAATTTGTAGATTCATTTTGGATGGGTGCAACAGATAAGAAAAATGCTGATGAGTTTGCAAGAGTCTACAAGAGGCTAAAAGAAATCTATCAACACTCATACCCAGAGCTTCCTCTTATTCCCGGTATGGATATCGATAGAAAGGCCCTTGATAAACTTGATAACCTAAGACTAAGTGAATGGGTACGCGCAGAGTTTGGCACTATTCACCCTCATATTGAAGAATACTTTCACCAATACTGCTGGTCTTCTTTTAGTACAGGATACGATGAAATCTCTGCTGCACAATTTTTAAATTTCTTTACGGCCGACCTAGCTGGCATACAAGCTCTTCCAGGTGGAAATGGAATGATCGCTGTAAAAACACTAGAGAAAATGAAGAACTCAAACTTCACTGTTAGTTCAAACTCATTTGTTGCTGATATTAGAGAAGATAAGAATGGCGTCTATATTTGTTATCACGATCAAAACCAAAAACTAAAAGCAGTTCACGCTAAGAAATGTATTGTGACTGCGCCAAAGTTAGTGGCAAAACATATTATTGAAGGACTAGATAAGAAACAACATTCTGCAATGGATGATATGGTTTATCACGCTTACTTAGTGGCCAATGTTTTATTCAAGAATAAACTCGAAGCTAAGCACTACGATATTTACTCACTCATAGGTGATGTTCCTAAAAGTGAGTATGAAGATTCTAAAAAGAGAGTCTTTAGTGATATAACTTATGCTCACTGGGCAAATAAAGAACAAGCACAGAGAAGTGCCGTCACTCTCTACCTTCCGCTTCCCTACGCTATGGCCCAGCAATTTCTCTTCAGTCCAATTCTCCTTGAGAAGTACACAAAGAGAATTCAAAAAGCGCTCGATCCATTCCTAAAGAAATCAAATAAGAGTTGGAATGATGTTGAAGGAATCAGACTCACTCGTTACGGACATGCCGTTGCAGTAGCAGGCCATGGAGATATAGCCTCAGGTCTACTTGAACGAGCGCACCAACCAATAAATAATAAGATCTTCTTTGCGAATCAAGATAACTGGGCCAATCCTTGCTTTGAGACTAGTTACGCCGTAGGAACACTTGCGGCCTTTCAGGCCACTAATAGATCAATTCCATTAGGTTAA
- a CDS encoding M20/M25/M40 family metallo-hydrolase, protein MQQVHNLLKNDLTLNSTEEVLKELIEIDSQIANHRGISLVQEFVAHKLKDLGFHFKWISNSLMDTPKLLHASLIKSPHFPSITFIAHSDVVTHLEDNPFRVDGKRIYGAGSADDKGGIAVCLSTLKSLLQTKEKNKFNINVIISPNEETGSLGFHDYFKEVGTQSDYVLGLEPALHTGNIISSRSGNRWYNVEVKGLAAHAGRFSQPHINAAHSLCLLISQLQVLNCEKSLRRLNVGSIQGGNGGFNTICDNAFAKLDARFSNLECREMIHQKLLEAIENSNLQCPYTSLKSETQFTIEDDCPPLSQNKRNNQEVNFLLNLISKIEGRKIFSEHSGGAADINYFSSSKGLLIDGLGPIGGGMHTTHEYIERESLITRSRSIELFLKRIQGE, encoded by the coding sequence TTGCAGCAAGTACATAATCTACTGAAGAATGATCTCACACTAAACTCTACAGAAGAAGTCCTCAAAGAATTGATAGAAATAGATTCACAGATCGCTAATCATAGAGGAATTAGCTTAGTTCAAGAATTTGTTGCCCATAAACTAAAAGATCTAGGTTTTCATTTCAAATGGATAAGTAATTCATTGATGGATACACCTAAACTCTTACATGCAAGTCTCATTAAATCTCCCCATTTTCCAAGTATAACTTTCATTGCCCATAGTGATGTTGTAACTCACTTAGAAGATAATCCCTTTAGGGTTGATGGAAAGAGAATCTACGGTGCGGGAAGTGCTGATGATAAAGGTGGCATTGCTGTTTGCCTAAGTACTTTAAAGTCCCTACTACAAACCAAAGAGAAAAATAAATTTAATATCAATGTCATCATATCACCTAATGAAGAAACTGGATCCTTAGGATTTCATGACTATTTTAAAGAAGTTGGCACCCAATCAGATTACGTCCTAGGTTTAGAGCCTGCACTACATACTGGCAATATTATTTCTTCTAGAAGTGGGAATCGCTGGTACAACGTAGAGGTGAAAGGTCTGGCCGCTCACGCTGGAAGATTCTCCCAGCCCCACATCAACGCTGCTCACTCACTCTGTCTACTCATATCACAACTACAAGTTCTAAATTGTGAGAAGAGCTTACGAAGGTTAAATGTTGGAAGCATACAAGGTGGCAACGGTGGTTTTAATACTATTTGCGATAACGCCTTCGCTAAATTAGATGCTAGATTTTCAAACTTAGAATGTAGGGAGATGATTCACCAAAAGCTGCTAGAGGCCATAGAGAACTCCAATCTACAATGTCCCTATACAAGCTTGAAGAGTGAAACCCAATTCACCATAGAGGATGACTGCCCTCCTCTGTCTCAAAATAAAAGAAATAACCAAGAGGTTAATTTCCTCTTAAATTTAATTTCTAAAATAGAAGGTAGAAAAATCTTCAGTGAACACTCTGGCGGTGCAGCTGATATAAACTACTTTTCCTCTTCCAAAGGTTTGCTTATTGATGGTCTTGGACCAATAGGAGGAGGCATGCACACTACTCATGAATATATTGAAAGAGAGAGTCTGATTACTCGCTCAAGATCTATTGAATTATTTCTTAAAAGAATTCAAGGAGAATAA
- a CDS encoding GAF domain-containing sensor histidine kinase, whose protein sequence is MKYPKFVNDETFYSLHDGLKEIDLLKQFASNLKTIHNLTTKHFQDFDTLIKEYLIAGSRIFNLEFGIVSNINGEEYIVCDAVSPENVLEPGAIFELEGTYCREVIYTKRVIGFPHVGSIEEMKGHPVYINMKLESYISAPIFKGSEIFGTLNFSSTSIRRNGFSEYERELISMMANAIGSFLLLKDREEKLASANTRIKKLTGFVAHDLRTPLGNIMGLAALIPDLNKSEAGEMSKEIIKISSESMEMVQTILESAILGEGSLQLEKGLGLLGEEFKKSLNHHSTAIEVAKINFDIQDDRTQVSFDEKRMSQVFNNLVGNCCKYTKSGTTVEVDISKQGEFVFFKMSSIINNENKQGDENFLMRSYGLGNEIIDQVLKLHSSQLQIENDGERYIASFLIK, encoded by the coding sequence ATGAAATATCCAAAATTTGTAAACGATGAAACCTTTTATTCTCTTCACGATGGTTTAAAAGAAATAGATCTTTTAAAGCAATTTGCTTCTAATCTAAAAACTATCCATAACTTAACAACAAAGCACTTTCAGGACTTTGATACTCTTATTAAGGAGTATCTTATCGCTGGGTCTAGAATCTTTAATTTAGAGTTTGGAATTGTTTCAAATATCAATGGAGAAGAGTACATCGTTTGCGATGCCGTCTCTCCAGAGAACGTACTTGAACCGGGAGCGATTTTTGAATTAGAGGGGACGTATTGCCGTGAAGTAATCTACACGAAAAGAGTCATTGGTTTTCCTCATGTTGGATCTATCGAGGAGATGAAGGGGCATCCTGTTTATATAAATATGAAACTTGAGTCCTATATTTCAGCTCCTATTTTTAAGGGAAGTGAAATTTTTGGAACACTTAATTTTTCATCTACAAGCATTAGAAGAAATGGTTTTTCAGAATATGAAAGAGAGCTGATTTCTATGATGGCCAACGCAATTGGATCTTTCTTACTACTTAAAGATAGAGAAGAGAAGCTTGCAAGTGCAAACACAAGAATAAAGAAGCTTACAGGTTTTGTCGCCCATGACCTAAGAACTCCTCTGGGAAATATAATGGGGCTTGCCGCTCTCATTCCAGACTTGAATAAGAGCGAGGCAGGGGAGATGAGTAAAGAAATTATTAAAATTTCTAGTGAATCCATGGAGATGGTTCAAACAATTTTAGAATCCGCAATTCTTGGGGAGGGAAGTCTTCAGCTTGAGAAAGGGCTAGGTCTTCTTGGAGAAGAGTTTAAAAAATCGCTTAATCACCATTCCACAGCGATAGAAGTGGCAAAAATAAATTTTGATATTCAAGATGATCGTACCCAAGTCTCCTTTGATGAAAAGAGAATGTCTCAGGTCTTTAATAATCTTGTCGGTAATTGCTGTAAATATACAAAGAGTGGCACAACTGTAGAGGTTGATATTTCTAAGCAAGGTGAATTTGTCTTTTTTAAGATGAGCAGTATAATCAATAACGAAAATAAACAAGGTGATGAGAATTTCTTAATGCGAAGCTATGGGCTTGGAAATGAAATCATCGATCAGGTTTTGAAGCTTCACTCTAGTCAGTTACAAATTGAAAATGATGGAGAGAGATATATTGCTTCATTTCTAATAAAATAG
- a CDS encoding zinc ribbon domain-containing protein YjdM — MTTDSQTCPKCTSPYGYSDGTLWVCPECFHEWSLDALADEASAKFLDANGNQLQDGDSVTVIRDLKAGKSTIKSGTKVKNIRLLEEPVNDHDISCKIDGHGSMYLKCSVVKKA; from the coding sequence ATGACTACAGACTCACAAACATGCCCAAAATGTACATCTCCTTACGGTTATAGCGACGGAACTCTCTGGGTCTGTCCAGAATGCTTTCACGAGTGGAGCCTCGATGCTCTAGCTGATGAAGCGAGCGCAAAATTTCTCGATGCTAATGGAAATCAATTACAAGATGGTGATTCAGTTACTGTGATTAGAGATCTAAAGGCCGGAAAGAGCACCATTAAATCAGGGACAAAAGTTAAGAATATTCGTCTATTAGAGGAACCAGTCAACGATCACGATATCTCTTGTAAGATTGACGGACATGGCTCGATGTACCTTAAGTGCTCAGTTGTTAAAAAGGCCTAA
- a CDS encoding glutathione peroxidase: MKLLTLIIAFFTITSTLAKSSELHAFKLKAPRKSEINLEKYKDGPLLIINIATRCGYTGQLDDIEKLYKKYSSKGLVIIGIPSNDFGGQTPESNQEVVEMCRVKYGASFPISTKVKVLGKEKHPLIEYMISESKQGDIKWNFEKFLFDKSGKFIKRFDSKTLPLNSELEEEIKKNL, encoded by the coding sequence ATGAAACTTCTTACGCTAATAATTGCCTTTTTTACTATCACTTCGACTCTCGCTAAATCTAGCGAACTTCACGCCTTTAAATTAAAGGCCCCTAGAAAGAGCGAAATTAACTTAGAGAAATACAAAGATGGCCCTCTCTTAATTATAAATATAGCGACGAGATGTGGTTACACAGGTCAACTAGATGATATTGAAAAACTCTATAAGAAGTACTCAAGTAAGGGACTAGTCATCATTGGCATCCCTTCCAATGACTTTGGTGGACAAACTCCTGAATCCAACCAAGAAGTAGTTGAAATGTGCCGAGTAAAGTATGGAGCAAGTTTTCCTATTTCAACAAAGGTCAAAGTTCTTGGTAAAGAAAAGCATCCTCTTATTGAGTATATGATAAGTGAATCAAAGCAAGGTGATATTAAGTGGAATTTTGAAAAGTTTCTCTTTGATAAATCGGGAAAATTCATTAAGAGATTCGACTCAAAAACTCTTCCCCTTAACTCAGAACTAGAAGAAGAAATTAAAAAGAACCTTTAA
- a CDS encoding SemiSWEET family transporter, whose translation MNYIDFSRYVVTFSSILLIIGLYHQVYKMFTTKSADDFSMLMILSLICCQVTWINYGIVLDEWPILLLSSIELPAGALAFYGYLKFRTKHVL comes from the coding sequence ATGAATTATATAGATTTCTCAAGATACGTCGTTACCTTCTCAAGTATTTTACTTATCATTGGTCTCTATCACCAAGTCTATAAGATGTTTACGACTAAGAGTGCCGATGATTTTTCAATGCTGATGATTCTCTCGCTTATTTGTTGCCAAGTCACTTGGATCAACTATGGAATAGTCTTGGATGAATGGCCAATTCTACTTCTCTCTTCAATAGAACTTCCTGCGGGAGCTCTCGCCTTCTATGGCTACTTAAAGTTTAGGACAAAGCATGTCTTATAG